From a region of the Rhodoligotrophos appendicifer genome:
- a CDS encoding leucyl aminopeptidase, which produces MKIKFAKPARPKTGTLVLLVAEGGGLGPLGQDVDTATQGALSRAMKLAGFDGKRDKFLDLLAPGGVSLDRVVLAGVGKPEDLTAYALELVGGAIAGTLKSGKSKDATIGVDFDGGPLSSPQVAALIASGARLRAYSFDKYKTKKKDDDKPNPKTLTVMSSDAEAAKAGFEPLQAIAEGVHMARDLVNEPPNVLHPEAYAKRVDSLKELGVKVEVLDEKEMRALGMGALVAVGEGSVRESRMVVMTWNGGKKNDQPLAIVGKGVTFDSGGVSLKPGAGMQDMKGDMAGSACVVGLMHALASRKARANVVGVIGLVENMPDGSAFRPGDILKSMSGQTIEVQNTDAEGRLVLADALWYTQDRFKPKFMVDLATLTGAILVALGKDHAGLFSNNDELSERLAAAGTVTGEKVWRLPLGPEYDKIIDSDVADMKNVGGRYAGSITAAQFLQRFVNGVPWAHLDIAGTGMDGNKTAISQHFGVGWGVRLLNRMIETHYEG; this is translated from the coding sequence ATGAAAATCAAATTCGCAAAGCCCGCCCGTCCGAAAACCGGCACCTTGGTGCTTCTGGTGGCGGAGGGCGGCGGCCTCGGACCCCTGGGCCAGGACGTCGACACGGCCACCCAGGGCGCGCTGTCGCGGGCGATGAAGCTCGCAGGCTTCGACGGGAAACGCGACAAATTCCTCGATTTGCTGGCTCCCGGCGGAGTGTCCCTCGACCGAGTGGTCCTGGCGGGCGTGGGCAAGCCTGAGGATCTGACCGCCTATGCGCTCGAGCTGGTGGGCGGGGCGATCGCAGGGACCCTCAAGTCAGGCAAGAGCAAGGATGCCACCATCGGCGTCGATTTCGACGGCGGGCCGCTGTCGAGCCCGCAGGTCGCAGCCCTCATCGCATCGGGAGCGCGGCTCAGAGCCTATAGCTTCGACAAATACAAGACGAAGAAGAAGGACGACGACAAGCCCAATCCCAAGACGCTGACGGTGATGAGCAGCGATGCCGAGGCGGCGAAGGCCGGCTTCGAGCCGCTGCAGGCGATCGCCGAGGGCGTGCACATGGCCCGCGACCTCGTCAACGAGCCGCCGAACGTGCTGCATCCCGAGGCCTATGCGAAGCGGGTGGACTCTCTGAAGGAACTCGGCGTCAAGGTCGAAGTGCTGGATGAAAAGGAGATGCGCGCACTCGGCATGGGCGCCCTCGTGGCCGTGGGAGAAGGGTCGGTCCGGGAAAGCCGGATGGTGGTCATGACCTGGAATGGCGGCAAGAAGAACGACCAGCCGCTGGCCATCGTCGGCAAGGGGGTCACCTTCGACAGCGGCGGCGTCTCGCTGAAGCCAGGGGCGGGCATGCAGGACATGAAGGGCGACATGGCCGGATCGGCCTGCGTCGTCGGCCTCATGCATGCGCTGGCCTCGCGCAAGGCCCGCGCCAATGTGGTGGGCGTGATCGGGCTGGTCGAGAACATGCCCGACGGCTCCGCCTTCCGGCCGGGGGACATCCTGAAGTCCATGTCGGGACAGACGATCGAGGTCCAGAATACGGATGCGGAAGGCCGCCTCGTGCTGGCGGATGCGCTCTGGTACACGCAGGACCGGTTCAAGCCGAAATTCATGGTTGACCTGGCGACGCTCACGGGCGCGATCCTGGTGGCGCTCGGCAAGGACCATGCGGGGCTGTTCTCGAATAATGACGAATTGTCGGAGCGGCTTGCGGCGGCGGGAACGGTCACCGGCGAGAAGGTCTGGCGGCTGCCGCTGGGGCCGGAATACGACAAGATCATCGACAGCGACGTGGCGGACATGAAGAATGTCGGCGGGCGCTATGCCGGCTCCATCACCGCCGCACAATTCCTGCAGCGCTTCGTCAACGGCGTGCCCTGGGCGCATCTGGACATCGCCGGCACCGGCATGGACGGCAACAAGACCGCCATCAGCCAGCATTTCGGCGTCGGCTGGGGCGTCAGGCTGCTGAACCGGATGATCGAGACCCATTACGAGGGGTAG
- a CDS encoding SufE family protein, protein MTQTSQAVDQLAEDFELLDDWEDRYRYLIELGRDLPPLADERRTGETRVHGCASRVWLETRIDRSDPAEPILTFQGDSDAHIVKGLIAVLFRIFSGRSARTILATDPNAIFARLGLDEHLTPQRSNGLASMVARIRTDAQTALA, encoded by the coding sequence ATGACACAGACGTCCCAGGCGGTCGACCAGCTGGCGGAGGATTTCGAGCTCCTCGACGATTGGGAGGACCGCTACCGCTATCTGATCGAGCTCGGCCGTGACCTGCCGCCTCTGGCTGATGAGCGCCGCACCGGCGAGACCCGCGTCCATGGCTGCGCCAGCCGCGTCTGGCTGGAGACCCGCATCGACCGCAGCGATCCCGCCGAGCCGATCCTGACCTTCCAGGGCGACAGCGACGCCCATATCGTCAAAGGCCTCATCGCCGTCTTGTTCCGCATCTTTTCCGGCCGCAGCGCCCGGACGATCCTCGCCACCGATCCGAATGCCATCTTCGCCCGCCTCGGCCTGGACGAGCATTTGACCCCCCAGCGCTCCAACGGCCTGGCCTCCATGGTCGCCCGCATCAGAACCGACGCCCAGACCGCCCTCGCCTGA